The Schizosaccharomyces pombe strain 972h- genome assembly, chromosome: I genome contains a region encoding:
- the swi2 gene encoding DNA recombination mediator Swi2: MNVNKKQESIPVNTGSESISSNDNERFEQGKGVGSNLGSHFFEPVEYYYSDGKPMNQTEASQMKGTFSRDFSLNEMNNEFITDSFFCTTTPDPKTESPSFVKYNAHCDDHPEISGHVSSNDKDFAYFEDKSENQPLVTLPNENNQVIEPLSSQSCKSQLSTQNYSESDFGWNQLCDLDPIFKSLAFTDDTNLFPAFADSEAALIMLKKREMTRVKHRAGRPRKYSYVNKDLNFEEGLPRRRGRPTGWRKYPEKEEIYPTLSPRIKKPRKVFDAVVIPVTIKPSIYTEPSLPHHIDWNNGCSEEFDFEPSREDEDFPDLTSDSTGQDPLSSEPTIFDISPLPSDMEPTFSENSLITINKMAIEERKQSRRLEQPLAESQHQEDLLNPYGVDQDFDETCINESEQQATHIPNSSIKFNYDYTPPKSATSHKHKRVDLLASRKENVWTGLYGKVQTEMVSNRGEAVLNENNSKNRTNVTKPNSYKNSVLSIGNNHSNHSNIIKPNTYKNTILSNENNTPNYSNVCLSTSLINRSLPSLKSTMHPGVNKDLITRPFKNVNKMSVRKALIKPFHPPISKISRTRLTVSSPERLYCAKPISMATAPSETDSKLINRIRNLELEIGGLKEQLSVVELALDTDKNSKQIQVVERKIQNWRKSAQLAVEVLFPVFSLKFTTMLQEVPQSVLRTSANDLRTKPCSIGTYLEQLQIPFHLLQYNSETESWDLE, encoded by the coding sequence ATGAATGTGAACAAAAAGCAGGAGTCGATACCAGTAAACACCGGATCTGAAAGTATTTCCTCTAACGACAATGAAAGGTTTGAGCAAGGAAAGGGCGTCGGCTCAAACCTTGGATCCCATTTCTTTGAGCCGGTAGAATACTATTATTCTGATGGTAAACCGATGAATCAAACAGAAGCAAGCCAGATGAAGGGAACCTTTTCTAgagatttttctttaaatgaaatgaataatgaatttatcacagattctttcttttgtacAACGACTCCTGATCCAAAAACTGAATCTCCCTCTTTTGTGAAATACAATGCCCATTGTGATGACCACCCAGAGATTAGCGGCCATGTGTCCTCGAATGATAAAGACTTTGCATACTTTGAAGATAAATCTGAAAATCAACCACTGGTTACTCTTCCTAACGAGAATAATCAGGTTATTGAACCGTTAAGCTCACAAAGTTGTAAATCTCAATTATCAACCCAAAATTATTCGGAAAGTGATTTTGGTTGGAACCAGCTGTGTGATCTCGATCCtatatttaaatctttGGCTTTTACAGACGATACTAATCTATTCCCTGCATTTGCAGACTCTGAAGCCGCACTGATTATGctgaagaaaagagaaatgaCGAGAGTGAAGCATAGGGCAGGAAGGCCAAGAAAGTATTCGTATGTTAATAAAGATTTGAACTTCGAGGAAGGATTGCCAAGAAGAAGGGGAAGACCTACAGGCTGGAGGAAGTATCCTGAAAAGGAGGAAATATATCCTACTCTGTCTCCAAGGATTAAGAAACCGAGAAAAGTTTTCGATGCTGTAGTCATTCCGGTTACCATAAAACCTAGTATATATACAGAGCCCTCGTTACCTCATCATATCGATTGGAACAATGGTTGTTCTGAggaatttgattttgagcCATCAAGAGAGGATGAAGACTTCCCTGATTTAACTTCTGATTCTACTGGTCAAGATCCATTGTCTAGTGAGCCGACTATTTTTGACATTTCTCCATTACCTAGTGATATGGAGCCAACTTTTTCcgaaaattcattaattacCATTAACAAAATGGCAATAGAAGAACGGAAACAATCACGTCGACTTGAGCAACCACTAGCTGAATCTCAACATCAAGAAGATTTGTTGAATCCCTACGGTGTAGATCAAGACTTTGATGAAACTTGCATCAATGAGTCTGAACAACAAGCCACGCATATTCCTAATTCaagtattaaatttaacTATGATTACACTCCCCCTAAGTCTGCTACCTCCCATAAGCATAAGAGGGTCGATCTTCTAGCATCTCGGAAGGAGAATGTTTGGACTGGATTGTATGGGAAAGTACAAACTGAAATGGTTTCCAACAGAGGCGAAGCTGTgttgaatgaaaataatagcAAAAATCGTACTAATGTCACTAAGCCGAATTCATACAAAAACAGTGTTTTATCAATTGGGAATAATCATTCAAACCATTctaatattattaaacCGAACACCtataaaaatactattttGTCCAATGAGAACAATACTCCAAACTATTCTAATGTCTGTCTTTCTACCTCTTTGATAAATCGAAGCCTTCCATCTCTTAAATCTACTATGCACCCAGGGGTCAACAAAGATTTAATTACGCGGCCATTTAAgaatgttaataaaatgtcTGTACGAAAGGCTCTCATTAAACCATTTCATCCTCCGATTTCGAAGATTTCGCGAACCCGCTTAACTGTTTCCTCACCTGAACGGCTGTATTGTGCCAAGCCTATCTCAATGGCTACTGCTCCAAGTGAAACGGATAGCAAACTAATTAACAGAATCCGTAACCTTGAATTAGAAATTGGTGGCTTGAAAGAACAATTATCCGTTGTAGAGCTCGCTCTTGACACTGACAAAAATTCTAAACAGATACAGGTggttgaaagaaaaatccaaaattgGCGAAAATCTGCGCAATTAGCAGTCGAAGTGCTATTTcctgttttttctttgaagtTTACAACCATGCTTCAAGAAGTTCCACAGTCTGTTTTACGCACATCAGCTAATGATTTACGCACCAAGCCATGTTCCATTGGTACGTACCTTGAACAGTTGCAAATACCCTTCCATCTCCTTCAATATAATTCTGAGACAGAAAGCTGGGACCTGGAATAA